CAAACACCCAGTGAGCCAAAATTTCAATTTAGAAGTCACTGGTATGAAGACAAAAGATAAGTTCATCTTACAGTTTTGGAAATAGTATTCAGAATCATGTGGTAAGGCACTCTTTAGGTTTTGACAGGTTtataaatgctacttttttcattatttttttgagaGGAACTCAACAGTGTGCCTACGTAGAGTATTAATCATCTTCTGACCACTCACTGGAATTCACATCCCATCAGAACATTTTCACAATATACCACTTAAACatctctcttttttgtcttgATGAAATACATGCAAAGTACAGACAATTTTAAAGTCTTTACTCTCTGTTTGACTTTAATCATTTCCATATCAATGTTTGAGTTCATAATAGACTTACTCTGTCATAATGTTGCTCCAGGAACTCTGCACTCAGTAGCTTGTGTCTTGTAAGGAGGTCCTGAAAAGAGACAGGTCAGAGTATGAGGTTTTGGTCATGACTCCACCTTTAAGATTCTGTCAGAAAAACtcagaaagaaatatttattgTAGTAAAAAGAAACTCTTGTCttagacttttaaaaagatgcttgtaaataaaatgtagaagattaaaatattctaaaatgtaaggattttTTCCCTGGCTCTTAAATGCACATTGTgcaaattctgccaccagggggctctcaaccaaaaaaagaacaaaagatgacaagtaGAGAGCACTGCTCAGTTCATCCCTCTTCTATAGTTTGTTAGTTATTTAGAACTGAGAAGTCTTTTCAACAAATCTACATTCCAAAAGGGGTATTTACGAAGCAGTTAACACAAGTTTTCAAATCTGAGCTTCACCAGCTGAACAAATAAGGGGGACTTACTTTGAAAGTGGCGAATGCATCTGAGGCAATGTCGAACGTGGACATCTCCACGTATCTGAAGAAGTCGTAAAACTGCTCCGACCACAGCGTGATTTTGGCCAGTGGTTCGTGTCTGATGCACTCCCTCAACATGATACCGCAGTTTAGGGCGATCTCTGGAGACTCGTACCTGCAAAAACCACAAACATGGGAAAAGGGTCATCATACTGGAGCATGGTTAACACATAAGCACATAATTTCAAATGAATTAATATATAACAAAGGAAAGGAAAAGCCAAACAAAAGGTTATTTAGCTGTGCTTTGAGAACTAACTGAACATAATCTACAGTCCATGTTTCAAAGACCATATCAACATACAAGCTGTACCAACAACACTGGGATTGGATGAAGAAAACAGATGAGTttgaataaaaatctaaatgtgaCTTTCAGCCTAATGCCAacttaaattaatgtttttaaaaacaaatttatcagatGATCcaccacacaaaaaaaatctgagatgtTGTGCATAACTTCAGAAGAATTGGTGCAATTTGTACTGAGGAAATTAGTTTGTTAATCAGACGTAAAGTAAGCTACGGTTTTGTCTCCCCCAGCAGCTTGTTGTACTGTATCTGATCAAATCAGTGAAgacaaaaaatatgacttataaaAACCATCAGGTGTAGTGCTGAACCAGGTGAAGTGGAGTGCAACCATAACATAAAGCCTTACTACACAAACATCCTGGTTTGCTGTGCAGAGGCCAATTGTATCTTGCAACTTTCGGcctttctagaaagctgaggcCTTGAGTTTAAGCAAGAGCTGAAAGCTTTTTGCATCCTCACCATgacacaacagagtttcagagacaggcacaggagagagagaaaaacgcTGTACCACGGACTGATCACTCCAAGTTTCATACACAGAAAATGACAACAATAGCCTTATAAAACAGTTAGATGGTGCTGATTTTCTCATTTTGGACATAGCAACCAAGTTGTGGACCTGAGTGGCATCAAAGCTGTTTACAAGCTTTATTACGTGTCTTTTATTAAAGACACAGAATAAAGCACAAATCCATTTGTTGTACGCTAACAGCTAATGGTGTATCTGTGCTTTGAAGAAATGCACGCAAACCCTGCACACAAAACAAATAGCCAAAACTGCACACTACTAGAGTTTAAAGCAGTTTGATTTAGGTTTAACCACAAACAGGGGTGTACAAATGCATTGCTCTAACATTGACATCTGCTAATATCGGCCCAGTTTCCAAATGATGTGAACAGATATCAGATatcatgcaaaaaaagaagtgatACAATTAAATCACGAGTTGAGAGAATCAATACATTCCCTAGGAAATGGAGAACTTATTTGTTTATAATAAAACACGACTTGTGGCTTTTGATTCAGAAAATGCATTTCACTAAATTGGCTCTAATAGGCTGAAAACATTaagtcaataaaaaaagaatatggCATGAGAGGTACTCAGTAAGACAAGTCAAACTTGACAATGATTATCTGGGCGAACACGAGATAAATAGTTGGCATGCTAGGAGTCTTACATCAAAAGAAGCAATCAAAAGGGTAAGCTTGGCTTTAGCTATATAATGCCTATAGGCCTATAATGTCTTGAAATTGTTCTATGACTTTACAGCTTACTAACCCTCCTCTAGCTCTGTTTTCACAGATATTCATGAAATACATGAGTGACCACTGCCTGTCTGAAATTCATAAAACAGAAACTAAGAACACACAAGACTACTTGTAGGCATGTGACGGTGTAAAGTCATTATTTGATTAATTCTGCACTAACCAACACTCAAATATACTACAGTAAGAGTGGCACAATAACATGAATAAATGGGTCAACTTTTAACTAAGTCATGCAATGTTTGATATGAgctgcaaatgaaaaaaaacatttttcattttttgtaattattttatgTAAATAACCTTCCAGTGATGTAAAATGAACTATTATATCTATATAAAGTGCTAACTGGTGTACTCTTTTGTCAAGTTTCTTCTGCTAACACTTCTATATATAGCGAATAAAACAGGGGAAAGGGGACCTTCCTGCCTAGTTCCTCTTTATATGCTAAGTCTTCTTGACAGTGTAACATTCATTTCAATCCTGGACTATGTTTTACTGTAACTTGCATGTAATCATAAACATAACTGATCAAATGCTGgctaaaaatgaaacagagcTGGACTCATCTTTAGATTAGTGTTTAGGACCTCCAATTTGATCTGGTTTGCAGATTTCAGGCTTTAATTTATTGTAGTATATCTATTTATTGCCTCTTCATACTGTCAAGCACTGTGCTGTTTCATGCTGATGAATGCTGTGCATTTATAACTATGTGTTTACTAATAAGCTAAATTAGAGACAAGAGTTAAATAGTGATAAACTCTCTGTGCAGCATATCAGCTTCATGCTCTGTACTGAAACTGTATCAAACTGCATTGTCCCCGTTAGATAAAAATACATTACATTTCTTGACAAGGCCAGTGCTATCTAAACTTTCAAATATAAAAGGCCAACTTACTAAATCAAAACCGTCCTCTGAATCTAGTGTCATTCAAACAGACTTCATTTGGCTTTTGAGcataatcaatataatttgtATTTTGCCTAAGGTTATCTGCCAGAGCTATTCCTGGATGAAGCCATCCTGCTCTGAGTTAATTCAATAATGACTTTTCATCTATTGGCTTCTATTGCTGATATTATTTAAATTCTTATTAGAAATGATACAGACctatatcctttttttaaaatgcaatgagTATAAATTTAGTAAATGTTCtatcaaacacttttttaagACTACAAAAAACCTAAACTTTGAACTAGTGTGTTCTTTTCTGATTACAGCATAATGTACATCATTTCTGATGGCAGTGCTGTCTGAGTGACTGatacacagatttattttttgtagcGTATATTTAGCATCCACTACTGATGCTACTAAGTATCATGCCAATAAACCAGCATGTTTGGGTTTCATTTTGAGCAGCACTACATCCACTTTAGAACACCCCCACATTTCTAACTTGGTGCCCATTGTGTAATCATTTCAATGTTTTAATTTGGTGTCTCTTCCAATTTCTCTCCACTTCTCTTTCTTACTTCTCTCTTGACTTCTGTGTGTGTCCGATGTGCACACACTGCCCTATAGTCTCAGCTCCATTTATGGTCATTAAAGGGGAGTTTCTTTATGATAATTAGGTAAAACATGCACAAACTTCCAGTCTATGCAGACATGGCATTCATGAATTGAAAGGTGCAGTGCGGAAAATTGGGGAATATTAGCAACATCAAGTTGTCAGATTCTAGATTGCTATGCTCACTTCTGGTAATGaccagtgaaataaaaaaaagggttCCTGTTATTTGGGCCtttctgtggtactgtagaaacatgcaagatgcaaaaatccaagatggccgACTgcgtggaggggaccctccctgtACATAAACAAAAGGctaatagaaataaaacagtttgGTAATACTATAAGTGGGCCCTAAAAACCAAGTAATTACCTGGTCATTTTAGAGTAATTACAtagtaattttatagtaatagGTATGATAATCTAGTAATGAAGAATAAGGTGGTTAATAAATAGTAATAACTTGGAATTTTATAAGTAATGACTCTAAAATATGGTGATATTAAGAAAGTATTTAACTAGTAATCGTGTAtcaattatcaagtaattcatcataatattgtggcaataatgtggtattttattaagtaatttcttagaaataagatgaggTTTTTCTATATATTTGCTGTATAATTCcaagattatttctttattttggacCACTAAATAAACATGAGTTCTTCTTGAATAACTTTCAGGTAACTTTGAGGTAATTTCTGAATGCCTTCATTCAAAATTGAACATCTTGTGTTGGTAAAATACCATGTAATTACCTGAGGACAGCCACAAAATTACGAGGGTGAGGTGTAAAGGGTTAGGATAAAATACCACTGAATTACCACAGAATTGCCACAGTAATATGTGAAAgtacttgataattaatactgtatttttaaatcaatacttACCTCCTTAATggtgtaaaaaaatataatttaagtTTAGAAAGCTGACTCCTTAATCTGTTAAATTTGATGTGTATAAATGCAGCAGGAAACTTGATGACATGAATGTGTAagtctgcatttaaaaaaagatcatcTTGGTGAATGAGTCCCATTGTGCTCACAATACTATCAAGTTAACAGAAATGTAACTGATCAGCTGGGGCAGGATTATCTGTCATGTAAACATCAGTGCACCTCCTTACcctttaagcaacatgaagaGTATATTCTGCTGCGTGCACAGGTATTCCACTGTGGGTGTCCGTGTGCCGATCTGACGCCTCAGGATGTTGTTGAAGATCTGAGCCACATCTTTCTTACCCTTGGGGttacaacaaaaatatgcatgaaTGTTTGATGAAGCAAAATGTATTGTATAGAATTTATTTAAGCtatcaaaagacaaaaaggatAAGCAGTTCGATATGGTGCCTGATGAAAGTGGAAAGCCTCTAGGTGcaagttttttttgtgttttttaacctAGTACGCATGGTGGCAATGAGCCAATTAAGaaataactttgttttaaagattCACTTTTTGGGCTTCTATGCCCTTAACGTGGATACAACAGTGTATAGGGTCAGAAAACAGGAATAAAGACAGTGGGGGATGGCGTGCAAGAAAGGAGTCACATGCCACACCCAAATCAGGACTGCCAGTGTCGAGGACAAAAGCCTCCATACATGGGGCACAGAGATAAAACTGCTAGGCTACTGGTGCCCTGCAACAACTAGGGATGTTCCTAGGTAACAGAAACAaagttatttcacaaaaaacaaaaactaccagggttaAAACGGTAATAGTTAATTGTGTCTCCTTTTAGGTAGATAACAGTCTGCAgatgtttgttgtagttttccaCAACTCAGATAAGTCTTCCGAGGAATACCAGTCCATTCTTTGTTGGCGAATCTGTCAAGCttctccagatttgatggtacTCTGGCATGGAttttggtcttcagttcaccccacagatttttaaTGAGACTCAAGTCAGGTCTTTGTGTAGGCCAGTCAATAACTTACACTTATTTTCTCCTGggggtagttcttcaccaggagcaaTGCATGTTTTGATTTCTTTCATAATCTCCCTTctttctaacctgacatgccggatgggtttgtttcacacatccatctggtaaaccactcatagatggcgtttgggaaagggcagaggctatgaaaaaaaactcggagggtgattggatgaatgttctgtctgtcacatctctacgggccaatcagagcaacaaaacacatgacgtaacTGCTACTGAGCTGtgcccctactgaaggagtcaactccatagagaaccgcataacgcgaaccatggtgactgtagacatgtcagtacatgacttttgtcgttttctaaaagaaaacaactcactgctattctttgttcttctttaacgaagaaatgttgtcaagttctgttaaaactggcattttagcagcatccacgctaatgtcttccaccataattgcaccagcctcttgttgctgcttgcttatgtcacaacccCGCCGCGCCCAatagtactgcccctcgtcgctgattggtcctgtcactttctaaacggGCCTAAACAGTtctgacaggagctttgcaagatggactcaCCAGTGacaaacacggaaacgggcgtaaccatctgctttgcaaggtaaccTTCTTTTTCCATACATAACCAATATCTCTGTGGCCAAAGAACTCtggtttggtctcatctgactaAAGGATATGCTTCCAATGTGCAGAATTGGTCTGCAACCTcacagtccattcctgtgcagggctttAGTGACTGTTTTCTTTGGGATTACAATTCCcgacttggctaagtccttcTCTGGTGTCTTGGCAGATGTTCTCGGTCTtcagacacatctctcactggttttctttccaaagtctttgaaatctttttttcctacctctgccaggcttgttctggactgtgtggttttctttgaatttcttgattacACTTCTCACTCCAGCTCTCTAAACTTGGAAACGCTGTGATAACTTCCTTCTCTTGCTTTGTGGttatcaacaattctttttctcaagtctaaaatgatttcttttgtttttgccatgatgctttgtATCTCAAACCCTTTCTGAAGTTTAAAACTATGTGCAAATTGGAAGATAGCCCTtcattttaacttgattttacaaactGAGCTATTTGGTTTacctgaaatatttttgtttcggcgtgcaaagtaaaataatgtaagcatccaaaataaaatgaggatgtttggaaaagctgtgttaaaagtccttgctctgtttaacagcacttgggaaatactaaaaaatgaaattgtcaTGGGGGAGGGGTAATAAATTCATCCTCATCTGTATGCATGTATAATCTGGAACTGCCTCTGGACAAGTTTTCCCTGTTTTCAAAATAGTGTTAAACCGCGCTGTTCCCACAAGAAATCAACTCTTAACTCTGGTACCAACTACAAAGGGATCCCACTTTAACCATTTAGCCTGTGAATCACAAGCATCCCTAgagataaatatatttttaacaaaaaaactgctgttGTAGTCagtcttgtttttcattttcagtacaTCAGTGTGGGTAGAGGTAACAGACCTTATCTCCACACAGCGATAAAGATACTGACaaatggaaacaaaaatgtgtcaCTGTGATGTCCAAATAGTGtgcacaaatgtaaaaaatgttcaaTCTCCTGGTTATACACATGTgatatgaatttttatttaaccacctttttactGGTGGGCGGCTGAGTGaaggtaaaaaaggaaaagagtgTTCTCACAACACTGTGAGTCATGCTGTGATAGGGTGAGTCAGGAAAGCCTACTGCAGCGTTTACCACACAGCACCACTCTGACATATTGCAGTGAGGTGTGAGTTTGTCAACATATCAACACTGACAGGTTTATCATGAATATTCAGACACCTCTCACACATACTAACCATCTTCCCATTTcagtttcattcatttaatattttctctCACTCCTATGACAGAGTCGTGAAGTCTCACCTCAAAGTCGATGAGCTGCAGATCGGCTATCAGGGTGCTGAGCAGGCCGCTGTTGTAGAGCTCCTGGGCGAGCTGGGCTACTGCTTCTGTTTGGGGCTCTTTCTCATTAGTCCCATACAGGATCTCCTTCATGGCCACCAGGCTTTTTGACACCTCCTCTGTAGCCTGAGTTGCAGAAACATAGTACATGCAGTTAGGGCTGCTCCAGTAcgcataaaaatcaaaacatctgTATCACATGTATTTATGGATGTCCTTAGCAATTTAACAGTCtgaacattttggaaaaatgtgtgatgaatgaaaataagtaaaaataaaggtaGCAAATATATACATAATAACAAAAGCATAAACTAAGATAGAGGTTTTGTAACCCTACTGCAAAAATATAACAACAAAAACTCTGAAACATTCACCATTAATGACAAAAAGGACAAATAAGTGCAACACGGCATGCAGTAAAGCATTTGCTTAGTCAAGCCAAAATCATAAGTCAACTTCTGACTGTCCAGCACTACAGTTATAGCAGGATGATGCAGCTAAAATATTAACCAGTGGGTCTGTAGAAGCCACACACCTAAATAGTTAAACCTTAGtaaatttactgtattattttacttttaagtaCAGATAACAGAActggttaaaataaatgtgagacAGTAAGTAAAGCACTTTCCAAGTAAAAAGTAAACTAGTCTGATGCTTTTGCTAAACACAGGATGCCAGTCTGTATTGGGAGCTTAGCAGCAATCAGCAATTTTTAGTTCTTCTTTTGTGTCTGTCATTTAAAAGTAGACCTCTGCTGATAATATCAGCAGAGGTCTACTTCTCTCCAAACCAAAGGCAAACTGATTAAAACCAGCAAGGAGCATCTTGTACAACATTAGTTAAGGGTTATGTTGGAAAATCCTCTGTGTTAAAGTATCATAAAGTGTCTGTTTGGGGCCAAGCTATTGGCCAAATTTCATAGGAATGGACCCAGAATGTCAagtcagtgaaaacagattgaagttcatttcagctgtttttcctcacaaaaagaagaaacaaggaAATCCTTTTCTGCCAGGGGTGCAGGTCAAAAATTGCAGATAGATCGCAGTTAATGCCCTTTGATAAGCTGTTAGATGAGTCCATAtcaagtagggctgggcaattaat
This region of Cheilinus undulatus linkage group 2, ASM1832078v1, whole genome shotgun sequence genomic DNA includes:
- the cab39 gene encoding calcium-binding protein 39 — encoded protein: MPFPFGKSHKSPADIVKNLKDSMTVLEKHDISDKKAEKATEEVSKSLVAMKEILYGTNEKEPQTEAVAQLAQELYNSGLLSTLIADLQLIDFEGKKDVAQIFNNILRRQIGTRTPTVEYLCTQQNILFMLLKGYESPEIALNCGIMLRECIRHEPLAKITLWSEQFYDFFRYVEMSTFDIASDAFATFKDLLTRHKLLSAEFLEQHYDRFFSEYEKLLHSENYVTKRQSLKLLGELLLDRHNFTIMTKYISKPENLKLMMNLLRDKSRNIQFEAFHVFKVFVANPNKTQPILDILLKNQTKLIEFLSKFQNDRTEDEQFNDEKTYLVKQIRDLKRPAPQEA